ATTCTGGATGTGATGCTGCCCGGGATGGATGGTGTCGAAGTGTGCACACGTCTCCGTCAGGTAAAATCTACGCCTATTCTCATGCTGACTGCCAAGGGTGAGGAGATCAATCGCGTACAGGGATTTGAAGTGGGGGCCGACGATTATGTTGTGAAGCCGTTCAGTCCGCGCGAGGTGATCTATCGTGTTAAAGCGATTTTACGCCGCTCGTCCGCTACGGCCTATTTGAGCAAGGAACCGAACCCAAGCAACAGCATTGTTTTCCCGCATTTGATCATTGAACATGATGCTCACCGCGTGACGGCCGGAGGGCATGAAATCAGCTTGACGCCGAAGGAGTATGAGCTTCTGCACTACCTAGCCTCGTCCCCGGACAAAGTATTCTCGCGCGAAGAACTGCTTAAGGACGTTTGGAATTATGAATTTTTCGGCGATCTTCGCACCGTCGATACCCACGTAAAGCGGCTGCGCGAGAAGTTAAATAAGGTATCCGCAGAATCCGCAGCGATGATTACGACCGTATGGGGAGTAGGCTACAAGCTGGAGGTACCGAAGTAACGTGAGTTTCTGGAGATCACTCGTCGGCAAGTTGTGGATTACGATAACCTGTTTAGTCGCGTGCGTACTGCTGACGCTCGGATTATTTTTGCTCCCCTATATCGATACCACGTTTGCGAATTCGGATGCCATCAAACGTTTATTTACTTATGTGGCCATTATTGGTTTTTCGATGACCACCTTTTTCGGGTTGTTTCTGTTAACGAAGATTACCCAGCCCATGCAGCAGCTCATTGAGGCAGCCAATGACATCCGAAAAGGGAAGTATGGCACTCGATTAAATTTGGTAACCAGTGATGAGATTGGCGAGCTGGCCAATACGTTCAACCATATGGCAGCAGAGCTGGAAACGAATATCCGCAATTTGAACCATGAGAAGGAGCATCTATCCAGTGTGCTGAGAAGCATGAGTGACGCGGTGATTACTTTTGATAATCATGGTCAGGTCATTTTGGTGAACCCGCCAGGGCAGGAAATCATGAAAACCTGGAAAGGGCTGCAATGGGATGATGAGCTGCAGGGCGGAGGCTGGGCGGCCGATGTCATGCCAAAACCGCTCAGTGAGCTTTATTATGCCACCGTGAACGAAGGAAAAGACCAAAGCGCTGACCTGCATGTGAAGCAGGGAATATGGTCAGCCCATATGGCTCCCTTATATTCGGATGAGGTGATCCGCGGCGCCGTTGTCGTGTTAAGAGATATTACCGAGCAAGTTACGCTGGAGAAGATGCGTACGGATTTCATCGCCAACGTGTCGCATGAAATCCGTACACCGCTGTCCATGATGCAGGGCTACAGTGAAGCGCTGCTTGACGGAATGGCAGCTTCACCGGAAGAGAGCAGAGAATTGATACAGGTAATTCATGAGGAATCGCTTCGTATGGGCCGACTGGTGAAGGATCTGCTTGATTTAACCCGTATGGAAGCGGGGCATGCAGAGCTGTCCCTGCGGAAGATGGATGCAGGTGAATTGTGT
Above is a window of Paenibacillus sp. FSL K6-1330 DNA encoding:
- a CDS encoding response regulator transcription factor, giving the protein MSEHGNRILVVDDEERIRRLLKMYLEKEGYEIEEAEDGETALRKASSEDYGLVILDVMLPGMDGVEVCTRLRQVKSTPILMLTAKGEEINRVQGFEVGADDYVVKPFSPREVIYRVKAILRRSSATAYLSKEPNPSNSIVFPHLIIEHDAHRVTAGGHEISLTPKEYELLHYLASSPDKVFSREELLKDVWNYEFFGDLRTVDTHVKRLREKLNKVSAESAAMITTVWGVGYKLEVPK
- a CDS encoding ATP-binding protein; amino-acid sequence: MSFWRSLVGKLWITITCLVACVLLTLGLFLLPYIDTTFANSDAIKRLFTYVAIIGFSMTTFFGLFLLTKITQPMQQLIEAANDIRKGKYGTRLNLVTSDEIGELANTFNHMAAELETNIRNLNHEKEHLSSVLRSMSDAVITFDNHGQVILVNPPGQEIMKTWKGLQWDDELQGGGWAADVMPKPLSELYYATVNEGKDQSADLHVKQGIWSAHMAPLYSDEVIRGAVVVLRDITEQVTLEKMRTDFIANVSHEIRTPLSMMQGYSEALLDGMAASPEESRELIQVIHEESLRMGRLVKDLLDLTRMEAGHAELSLRKMDAGELCERVYRKFTVRAKERGIDLQLNKLHSNLLLEAADEDKLEQVLTNLLDNAFRHTPSGKQIRIIADRITVSNTEALQVKISDQGIGIPPEDLPFVFERFYKADKARVRGETVGTGIGLAIVKNIVIAHHGTINATSEVGEGTVFTMIIPTKSAES